One Anas platyrhynchos isolate ZD024472 breed Pekin duck chromosome 2, IASCAAS_PekinDuck_T2T, whole genome shotgun sequence DNA segment encodes these proteins:
- the C2H9orf152 gene encoding uncharacterized protein C9orf152 homolog, which yields MKEVACFCMSFSSLWEQMVKAYKYITGIFSVTHTSEQQASDHDKQPTKMDVTLLEEQYDHIKQKQKLQSHIIVFKTGAQESVLPESMVSAVLINKKVRKSKSFTEHVPIRKVRLEVTSNGNVQDNSPWRTHLGIHRLAQAPCQEVPWDPSHCRNGPCSFDNQRLISKESSPLQHQELEGEGELSALSQLGSSSMVNGFSKENSSNVAESCPEPPPKSVASAVWMQQYISSTKCTPACHKLDFYPFPNKKAPRISEAARRLGLYVSR from the exons ATGAAGGAAGTGGCCTGCTTTTGCAtgagtttttcttccttgtggGAACAGATGGTAAAGGCTTACAAATACATAACTGGTATTTTTTCAGTGACTCATACCTCAGAGCAACAAGCTTCAGATCATGATAAGCAGCCAACCAAGATGGATGTAACCTTACTTGAGGAGCAGTATGACCAtataaaacagaagcaaaagctGCAGTCACACATTATTGTATTTAAAACAG GTGCACAGGAATCTGTTCTCCCAGAATCGATGGTCAGCGctgttttaattaataaaaaagttaGAAAATCGAAGTCATTTACAGAACATGTTCCCATCAGAAAGGTCAGACTGGAGGTGACCAGCAATGGCAACGTGCAAGACAACTCACCGTGGCGCACTCACCTGGGAATTCACCGCTTGGCGCAAGCCCCTTGTCAAGAAGTTCCCTGGGATCCTTCTCACTGCAGGAATGGACCATGCAGTTTTGACAACCAGAGACTGATTTCAAAGGAAAGCAGCCCACTGCAGCACCAGGAATTAGAAGGTGAGGGTGAACTATCTGCACTCAGTCAGCTGGGAAGTTCAAGCATGGTGAACGGTTTCAGCAAAGAGAACAGCAGCAACGTTGCAGAAAGCTGCCCAGAGCCTCCTCCGAAATCAGTCGCTTCGGCAGTTTGGATGCAGCAATACATTTCCTCTACAAAATGCACGCCAGCTTGCCACAAGCTAGACTTTTACCCTTTCCCCAATAAAAAAGCACCCAGAATTTCCGAAGCAGCAAGGAGGCTTGGGTTGTACGTCTCACGATGA